Part of the Cuculus canorus isolate bCucCan1 chromosome 25, bCucCan1.pri, whole genome shotgun sequence genome is shown below.
ATGGGGTATACTGGGAGAAGAGGTATCATACTGAGGCTGGGTTATACTGGGGAAACAGGGATCATACTGGGGCTGCAATGAGGTATACTGGGGTTGGGCTGGTTTGGGGGAATGGGGGTCATACTGGGGCCAGGCTGGGATATACTGGAGCTTTGAGTTCATACTGGGTCCGTACTGGGCTACACTGGGTGAAATGGGGGTGATTGGGCTTGGACTGGGTATCCTGGAGGGCAGGAGTGAGCAGCACTGGGGAGAACTGGGACAAGCTGGGACCCAGCTGCTGGTGGGGACaggcactggggggactgggaggactgggcAGTGGCTGCgctgggggacagggggactgggagcccTCGTGTCCGGGGAACTGGGTGTCCTGGGGACTGGGTGTCCCAGGAACTGGGTGTAGTGGGAACTGGGTGTCCTGGGATTTGGGTGTCCGGGGAACTGGGTGTCCTGGGAACTGGGTGCCCTGGGGACTGGGTGTCCTGGGATTTGGGTGCCCTGGGAACTGGGTTTCCTGGGGTTTCCTGGAGACCCAGGTgctcccaggtgtccccaggGTCTCAGTGCTCTAGGGTGTCCCATGAGGACCACGCCTTGGGGATCAGGGTGCCCTGGGGTGCTCCCAGGGATCCGTGTGCCTTCAGGTGTCCCTGGGGATCAGACACCCTGGAGATCAGGGTGCCCTGGGGGTTCCTGGAGATCCAGGTGCCCTCAGGTGTCTCCGGGATCTTGGTGCTTTGGAGTGTTTCATGAGGACCAGGTGCCCTGTGATCAGGGTGCCTTGAGGTTTCCCAGGGATCTGGGTGCCCTTGGATGTCCCCAGGAGGACCAGGTGCCTTGGGATGAGGGTGCCCTGGGCTTTCCTGGAGATCTGGGTGTCCTCAGGTGTCCCAGGAGGACCAGGTCCCTTGGGGATCAGGGAGCCCTGGGGTTCCCAAGGATGTGGGTGCTCTTGAGTGTCCCCAAGGATTGGGTGCCCTGGGGTGTCCCATGAGGATCGGGCAGCTTGGGGATCAGGGTGTCCTGGGGGTTCCTTGGAGATCCAGGTGCCTTCAGGTGTCTCTGGGGATTGGGTGCCTTGGGGATGAGGATGTCCTGGGGTTTTCTGAAGATCCAGGTGCTCTCAGATGTCCCTGGAAGATTTGGGTGCCCTGGGGTGCCCCGTGAGGACCAGGTGACTTGGGGATCAGGGTGCCCTGGGGTTCCCAAGGATCTGGGTGCTCTTGAGTGTCCCCAAGGATTGGGTTTCCTGCAGTGTCCCCAAGGACTTGTGGCCAGACTGTGGTGGCCGAACGAGTGCTCACCATTGTTGAGCTTGTGGTGGGTCTGCCGCTTGGTGCAGTCAGCCGGGACGCCGTGGATCTCCACCCGCACAAAGGGGTCCACGATGGAGCTCCCCTTGTCCCGGTTCAGCTTGGGCAGCTGCTGCGCCGTGATcacctggggacagaggggccGGTGGcatggggcaggagaagggacaCAGGTGGCACATGGCTGGGTAAGGGGACATGGGAGGTGGTTGGTTCCACCTCAGAGAAGGGACATGGCTGATACCAGCTGGGTTTGGGGACAGGGTCGGTGTCATCCAAAAGGGACATCGGTTGCACATGGCTACGGACAGGGTGGACGTCCCCAGGAGAAAGGACCTGGATAGCATATGGCTGGGTTTGAGGACAAGGTTGGTGGCCCCAGGAGAAGGGACGTGGCTGCCTTGACACTTCATCAGGTCACCCAGGAGTAGGGACATGGATGGTACCCAAACCGCTGTGAGGACAGGGTCAGTGTCCCAGGAGAAGAGGCTGGTGGCACTTGGGTGGGTGTGGGGTTGGTGTCACCCAGGAGAAGGTGTGCGAGTGGCACCTGCCTGGAGGTGGGGTTGGGGTCACCTGGGAAAAGGGATGAAGGTGGCATCTGGATGGGCATGGGAACATCATGGGTGTCACCTGGGGGGACCAGGTGGCCTCACCCTGACGCGCAGCGCGAGACAGTGGGACCCCTCTCCGGGGGGGCTGCGCAGGCAGGGGGGCTTCAGCACATAACCACAGCGCCCGTTGGCCAGGAAGCGCCCAGTGTTGAGGTCCATCTCATAGCCCGGAGTCTGGAAGTTGAGGGCGACTGCAGGGacaagggatggggcatcagGGCCGGGGATGGCTCTAGATGGGTGTCCAGGTCATGGAGTGTCCCCCGTGGGGTCTCACCTAGCTGGTAGCCGGCATTCCACATCTCCTGGGGGTTGTAGTTGGAGGAGTTCATCTTCAGCCCCAGCGGGTAGACGCGGCTGAGCTGCCGGCTGTGGAACCGGACCAGCGCTGGGCCTGGGGAAACGGCTGagctgcacccatgggtgtcacATGGACCtccagggctgctgtggggtCCTACAAGCGGCCACCGAGGTTCTGCCAGCACCCGTGTGCCTGGGGACATGGATGGAACCTGCCCGGCTGGGAGGGTCTGGAGCCCGGAACATGACCAGACCCCAAACCAGACCCCAAACCAGATCCCAAACCAGACCATGGGCTTCAGAGCCCAACTTTGGACCTTGTCTTTGGACCCTAAAACCAGACCCTGGGGTTCAGAGCCCAACCCTGCACCTCGACCTTGGACCTTGACTTTGGACGCCGGGGTTCAGACCCGAGCCCGGGACCTCAGCCTTGGACCTCGACCCCAGACCCTGACCCCAAACCTCACACCCTGGATGCTGACCCAGATCTTCATCCCAGCCCTGGATCCCAGACCCTGACCCCAGATCTTGACTTTAGCCCCCAGACCTTGAACCTGGACTCCAGTCTCCAAACCCCAACCTCCAGACCCTGATCCGAGACCTCAGACCCTGGACCCAGCCCTTGACCCTGGATCCTGGCCCTCGACCCCAGCCCTTTTATCTGGATCTCCAACCCTGATCCTGGATCCCAGATTCTGACCCCAGATCTTCACCTCTGTCCCTGGACCTTGACCCAGATCTTAATCCAGCGCCCTAGACCTAACCATGGACCAAGATGCCACACCCCAGACCTGTGACCCTCGCCCTGACCCCTGCACCAGACCCCAGTCCCACCAGAGAAGGAGAACCTGGCTGGAGCCACCACCTGTGGAACCACCCCATGGATGGAGCCCTTTGGCCTCAGCACCGCCCTGTGTCCCAGTGAGGTCAGGAGCATGGAGCcactctgtccctgtccccatcctgtcacCCTCACCCGCCTCCTTGATAAGCTTCCGAGCCTTCCTCTCGCTGAAGGAGGACATCTCGCAGGGCCGGGGGTGGTGCAGGGCGTGGGCCAGGCCGGGGAAGGGGACAGCCTGGCAGTACACCACCACGGCCGACAGCTCCGGGGCCACCTGTGACACGTCCTTAGCCTGAGGGAGACACCGTGGTGTCAGGGCCACCTGCCCACCTCAGGGTTAACAGACCCCCAAAGTCATGGAGAACCTGAGGCAATGGAGACCCCAAAGCAATGAAGAACTCGAGGCAATGGAGTGATGGAGCCTGAGATGATGGAGAACTCAAGTAGACTGAGACTCTTAGATCATGGAAAACCCAAGGTTATAGACAACCCAAAATAAGAGACCTCAAGGCATTGGAGACCCCACCTGAGGCAGTGGAGACCCCAAGGTGTCACTCTTGAGATGATGGAGACCCCAAAGGAATGGAAACCCAAGGTCACGGATTTCTCAAGGCAATGGAGACCCCAGTGTGATGAAAGCCCAAGAAATGGAGCACTCAGACTGAcaagggaagagggaggcaCAGCCAAGGAGTGCCCAAACTCTGTCCTCTCTGCTGGGCAGTGACAGCCACGTGCCACCCCCGTGGTACCCAACCCATCCACCTGCCCACCTCCATCACCTGACTCACCGGCAGAGGTTTGACCTCCTGCAGCGACTGCAGTgactggaagaggagagagcaaGGCTGTGTTGGTGGATGCTGGGACACGGTGGTCCCTTAGCACCACTGGGATGCCATGGTCCTCCAGCACCACCTGGATTCCATGGTCCCCTGGCACCATATCCCTGGGAGAGCTCCTTACCTGCCAGgttcttccctcctccagcttctcctcctcttcctcttcttcctcttcctcctcctcagagtCTGGGAGGGAGGTGACACCCCGGGGCTCGTGCCATGGCTCTGGCAGCTTCTTGCCCTTCACCAGGACCTTCCCCTTCAGCTGCTGTGGGGAGAAGGGCCAAGCTCAGGGCTCAGAGGGGCCATGGGGACACTgtggtgggtgggtgggtgtcCTTACCTCCGGGGACGGGAGGCTGTGGGGGTCCTGCCCCTCCAGcggctgtgccagcagcatgTCCCCCAGAATGGCCTTCATGTGCCGGGCCATGGTGgcctgctgctccagcccacAGTGGTTCTCCAGGGACAGGATGACAGGGTAGGGGGATTGCTGGGGACAAGGACAACACTCACCACTCATCCCACAGGACcatgggatggtttggattggaagggacctcaaagcccatccagtctcaccccctgtcatgggcagggacacctcccactggatccggttgctccaagccccatccaacctggccttgaacccctccagggatggggcagccaccactgctctgggcaccctgggccagggcctccccgccctcacaggagaacatttctccctaagatctcatctcaatctcccctcattcagctcaaaaccattcccctcatcgTGTTCCTGATCAAGGCCCTCCCAATTCTTCAGCTCACCTTGAAGGCGTAGTCGTGGATGCTCTCGATGACATCGCGGAAGAGGATTTTGGAGGTCAGAGTGTGGCCGTGGTAGACAATAGGTTCACCGTCAGAGCCCTCCCAGCAGTCCAGCTCCACGCAGCGGCATCCTGCCATCAGCGCCCTGCCACCACACCACCTCCCAGTGAGTCCCTGGGCCACCCTCAAACCATGGGAACATCCAGGCATGGAATGACCTCACGCTGCCCCAGGACAGGTTCAAATTGGACAtcggggaaaaaaatcttcactgaaaggtcctccagccctggcagaggctgcgcagggaggtggtggagaccccatccctggagggcttaaaagccgggcagatgaggtgctcaggggtggttcagtagtggacaggtatggttggactcagtgatctcaaaggtcttttctaaccaaatgatcctatgattctggAGCACCCACCTGACGTAGGCTTCGGTGCTGCTGGTGCCACCAATCTGGTTGTGGGTCAGGTAGGTGTtgtgggaggaggagatgaagtAGTGGCACAGGGGTTGGCTCATGTCCTGGTGCACCTTGGTGTGCTCTTGGTTGAGGATGTCACCGGCGGCCGACAGGAGGTACATCATGAAGCCGTCCAGCATCATCAGGTCCTGCTGCCTGGCTGTGAGACACAGCGGTGGGGTGGGACCCCAGGGACTGTCCCCACCTGGATGTCCCCTATCTCCTAACGGTGCCGTGGTCACCCCAGAGCTGGCACTGTGGCACCCAGGGGACATGTGAGTTCCTTTGAGtgccccatctccatcctgatGTCACTCATCCTTCTAGTGACATATTCACCCTGGACCTGGCATGGTGGCATCTATGAGATGTGAAGCTTCCCTGTCCCCACTCTGACATCTTCTGTCCTGATAGCACCACGTTCACCCCAGACCTGGCACTGTGGCACCCAGGGGACGTGGAGGTCCCCTTGGTGTCTCACCCCCAGCCTGGTGTCCACCATCCTACTACTGCTACACCCACTCTAGTGTTGCTACTGTAATACCCAAGAGACATGAAGGTGCTCCATTCCCACCTTGTCCTTGTAGCACCATAGTCACCCTGGACCTTCCCGTTGTGAGACCCAAAGGACACAGAGGTCCCCCGGCAGCGTCACACTCACGCTAGGCCTGGCACTACATCACCCAGCAGACACGGAGGTCCACCTGCTGTCCACCCCCACCATCATATCCCTTGAATGCCACATCCTCCAGGGACCAGCAAGGCCACGTGTTGGACCATTGACACCAGGgaagggacatggggacactcACCCAAACCTTGGAGGACTCAGTGAGGGTGACATCACTAAGAAAAGCCCCATCCACACACTGTCCATGACCTCCCTTGGCTCTGGCAgctcccatcccaccaccccacCGCCACCGCTGAGCTGGCTGCCCTTGTCCCTACCGGTCTCGTTGAGCTCGTAGGTGTGGATGATGCCGAGGGCCCGGCGCAGGCTGCTGTCCTCGCCCTGGTCCCGTAGAAAatcctgcagctcctcagccGACAGGACGTGGTCCTCCCCAGAGTAACGCCTGAAGAGCTCCTCCAGCTCCGGCCGCCGCAGCAGCCGTCGGCAAAACTCCTCCAGCTCCCAACCCTCCAGCCGCTCGTTGCCTGAGCGGTCACATTCCTGGTGGGACCACAGCCCCACCTCAGGGATTGTCCCCCGTCCCTGGGGAAGGGTGCAGCCTTGGGTTGTGCCtcgggggctgtggggacacgtcccctctgtccccccatccaCAGCTCACTGACCCTCCAGTctgggatggagcagagcagagccatgTGACTCAGCTTCCCCAGGTGGAAAGGGACCTTGGAAGATGCCCATTGGAGCAGCATCCATGAGGGGAGGTGATGTCACACCTTGAGAAGCCACACAGCAGTGGAGGTGACTGCTCACCCGCCCATGAGCTTCTGCTCATCATGGGACCCAACCATTGGTGGTGGCCCCAACcactggtggtggtggggagctGTAGCGAGTTGGCAGTTCTCTGCCCTTGGGAAGGAGCCAGCGTCCCCTCCCGGTGACAGCAGTGGGAGACAAAGGCTGGTGGGGTGCAGGACAGGTACCTTGAAGAGCTTGTAGGCGTAGACATCATCCATGTCGATGTTGATCATCCTCAACATGCTTTTGACCTCCCGGAAGGACATCTTGTTGTCCTTGTTCCTGTCCGCTCGCTGCAGGACCCCATGGATCCAGCTATGCCAGGGTAAGGAAACGACCCAGTGTCAACCCCATGGCCATCCCCAACCTGTCCCCAAGCCACCAGCGCTCCAACAAAGGATATTGGTCAAGCTTCTCCGGTTGACTCATGGCTTGCAGCCGCTTCATCAGCTTGGTGAGCCCTTGCACCCAGTGGCGGGCGTCCTCCTCACCCCGGGCAGCCAAGTCGAGGTTCTTGCGCTTGCCCTTGAAGACCAGGGTGAAGCAGTGGCGCTCGGGGAAGGCGGCCCCGTACTTTCGTAGCCCCTCGGACTGGTGGCCCTCACGTACCCCCTCGATGTGCATCACTGAGACTGTGGGGACACGCGCAGTGGTGGGTTGTTGAGGTGCTCCCCGGGTGTTTCTTCCACCCGTGAAcgtcctgcagctcctgctggctgCTGATGGCCACCCTGCCTGTCCCCTTTGTGTCCCAGAGGATCAGGGCTTGGGTGGTGTTGATGCTGCTGACGCCGCAGCTGGGCTTAACCCACTAATCCCAGGCGAGACGGGACCGGAGCTGCTGTCGCCTGGGGATGAGGACCACAGTGGTGGGGGATGGAGCTCTCGCAGCCGGAGCTGGGCAACCACCGCAGAGGAGAGGGTGGAAAGTGATGGGTGGTATCAGGGAGCAAGGATAAAGGCTGGCCAGTATGGAGATGGGACCTCGTGCCGGTTCCAAGGGGTCGGGGAAGGTGTTGGAACGGGATCTGGGTCCAAGGTTGAGGTCTGGGTGGGGATCCAGGTCCTGCGTGGGGGTCTGATCCCAGACAGGTGCCCAGAAGGGAGTCTATTCCAAGATAGGGGTCCAGGGGAGGATCTGGGTCCCAGGATGGCGTTTGGGTCTTGAGTGGGTCTCTGGGTCCTGGGGTGAGATCTGGGTCCTGGGGTGAGATCTGGGTCTGGGGTGGGATCTGAGTCCTGGGGTGGTATCTGGGTCTGGGGTGGGATCTGGATCTGGGGTGGGATCTGGGTCCTGGGGTGGGATCTGGGTCTGGGGTGGGATCTGGGTCCTGGGGTGGGATCTGGGTCTGGGGTGGGATCTGGGGTGGGATCTGGGTCCTGCGTGGGATATGACTCCCAGGGTGGGATTTGGATCCTGGGGTGGGATCTGGGTCCTGGGTGGGCTCTGGGTTGCAGATCGTGCCCGGGTCCCTGTGGGTGGGTTTGGGTCACTGCCCCCGTCCCACCCCCTCCGTGCTGCTCGAAGCTGTGCAGGACATGGGCCgaggtgccccatccctggtcGGTCCCAGCACCGGcactcacagctctgctgggagcGAGTGCGCCTGAAGCCCCCCTCGAAGCAGACGGTGGCCCCGTCCTCCTGCAGGCGGAAGAGCCGCTCCCCGAAGCCCCCCCGAGACTTGATCTTCCAGAGCAGGGAGCCCCGCAGCATCCGCTGGATGTCCTCGTCCTCCGACAGACCTGTGGGCAACCAGGCCATGGGCAACCTGCACGGCTACTGaggtactggggggcactgggaggtactgggggcTCTGAGGGTGTGCATGGAgcgggatggggtgggatgagatgagatgagatgagatgagatgagatgagatgagatgagatgagatgagatgagatgagacgAGACGAGATGATGAGATGAGACGAGACGAGATGAGGTGGAGTgcggtgggatggggtgggatgggatggacaggagatggagatgggatgagtTGGGACATCGATGACACGATGTATGTACGTATGTATGACACGATGGGACAGTACGGACAGGAGATGATGGGACAAGAtgggacaggttggatgggacaggacagggTGGAGCAGGTGGGGTGTCAGGAGACAGAGTTGGGCTGGACAAAGATGACAGGACTCAACGGGATGGCACTGGGTGGGATATCAAGGCATggatgggacaggatgggacGCGATGGGACAcacgggatgggatgggatgggatgggatgggatgggatgggatgggatggggtaggacagggtgggatgggacaaagaggagaggacagagtccagcccctgccagcagctgctctgggtcACGGTGTGGCCGTCCGGGGGACAGCGTGGTggcccagccctgctcccacagCTGCTAAATCCCAGCAAAGCCGCCCA
Proteins encoded:
- the PLCD3 gene encoding 1-phosphatidylinositol 4,5-bisphosphate phosphodiesterase delta-3, coding for MICGRRARPTEHPDNSSDPRRPPRALKKMGLSEDEDIQRMLRGSLLWKIKSRGGFGERLFRLQEDGATVCFEGGFRRTRSQQSFSVMHIEGVREGHQSEGLRKYGAAFPERHCFTLVFKGKRKNLDLAARGEEDARHWVQGLTKLMKRLQAMSQPEKLDHWIHGVLQRADRNKDNKMSFREVKSMLRMINIDMDDVYAYKLFKECDRSGNERLEGWELEEFCRRLLRRPELEELFRRYSGEDHVLSAEELQDFLRDQGEDSSLRRALGIIHTYELNETARQQDLMMLDGFMMYLLSAAGDILNQEHTKVHQDMSQPLCHYFISSSHNTYLTHNQIGGTSSTEAYVRALMAGCRCVELDCWEGSDGEPIVYHGHTLTSKILFRDVIESIHDYAFKQSPYPVILSLENHCGLEQQATMARHMKAILGDMLLAQPLEGQDPHSLPSPEQLKGKVLVKGKKLPEPWHEPRGVTSLPDSEEEEEEEEEEEEKLEEGRTWQSLQSLQEVKPLPAKDVSQVAPELSAVVVYCQAVPFPGLAHALHHPRPCEMSSFSERKARKLIKEAGPALVRFHSRQLSRVYPLGLKMNSSNYNPQEMWNAGYQLVALNFQTPGYEMDLNTGRFLANGRCGYVLKPPCLRSPPGEGSHCLALRVRVITAQQLPKLNRDKGSSIVDPFVRVEIHGVPADCTKRQTHHKLNNGFNPRWDETLSFEVRVPELALLRFVVEDYDSTSCNDFVGQFTLPLASVREGYRHVHLLSKDGASLSPATLFVHVRCKSL